Proteins encoded by one window of Elusimicrobiota bacterium:
- the glmM gene encoding phosphoglucosamine mutase, with protein MKKLFGTDGIRGIAGEYPLVPKLIKKIGYIAAIVLSNKARKKMRGFIPISIGMSKPEASHHIVAENLFSVSEAKRNEIVLGKDTRESSGWISKIICEGITSAGVNVFDCGVISTPAVSYIASKRKSIAGCVISASHNPSEFNGIKFFSNDGIKIADQKELEIEKLVLGTDLHKQNENKIAGKILYRDTTAEKQYLNFLLSTVKPVTNLSQLKIVVDCANGSNYKTAAQVFDKLKANTTVIFNQPDGKNINHNCGSLHLKTLQKTVVEQNADFGIAFDGDGDRCIFVDDEGEIRDGDYLIAIAANYLKKNNALKNNGLIATVMANFGFYKMMEKLGINVFTCAVGDKYVFEQMLKNDVILGGEQSGHIIFRNFLNTGDGLLTALQITSIIHKTVKPLSELAKIIKKYPQVLLNVKVEKKLPITENKKLSDTIKNVEQKLKDNGRVLIRYSGTEPLLRIMVEGPDNKIINQYAQEIASAVNL; from the coding sequence ATGAAGAAACTTTTTGGGACTGATGGTATCCGCGGGATTGCAGGTGAATACCCGCTTGTGCCTAAACTGATAAAAAAAATCGGCTATATCGCTGCAATCGTATTAAGTAATAAAGCAAGAAAAAAGATGCGAGGGTTTATCCCGATTTCAATCGGGATGTCAAAACCCGAAGCATCACACCATATTGTAGCCGAGAATTTATTCTCGGTGAGTGAAGCGAAGCGAAACGAAATCGTTTTAGGTAAAGATACCAGAGAGTCGTCTGGTTGGATTTCTAAAATTATCTGCGAAGGTATCACATCAGCAGGTGTAAATGTTTTTGATTGCGGTGTAATCTCTACACCCGCGGTCTCTTATATCGCATCTAAACGAAAATCAATTGCCGGCTGCGTTATCTCTGCCTCACATAATCCAAGCGAGTTTAATGGTATCAAATTTTTTTCTAACGACGGAATAAAAATCGCAGACCAGAAAGAACTGGAAATAGAAAAACTGGTTTTGGGAACGGATTTACATAAACAAAACGAAAATAAAATTGCCGGTAAAATTTTGTATCGTGATACAACCGCTGAAAAACAGTATCTGAATTTTTTGTTGTCTACTGTTAAGCCCGTCACAAATCTGTCACAACTTAAAATCGTTGTTGACTGCGCCAATGGTTCAAACTATAAAACAGCTGCACAGGTGTTTGATAAACTAAAAGCAAATACAACTGTGATATTTAACCAGCCTGATGGCAAAAATATCAATCACAACTGCGGCTCACTCCACTTAAAAACACTACAGAAAACGGTTGTTGAACAGAACGCTGATTTCGGTATCGCATTTGATGGTGATGGCGACCGCTGTATATTTGTAGACGACGAAGGTGAAATCAGAGACGGCGATTACTTAATAGCAATTGCTGCGAATTATTTGAAAAAAAATAATGCATTAAAAAACAACGGACTTATCGCGACAGTTATGGCAAATTTCGGGTTTTACAAAATGATGGAAAAATTAGGTATCAATGTCTTTACCTGTGCAGTCGGCGATAAATATGTGTTTGAGCAAATGCTTAAAAATGATGTAATTTTAGGCGGAGAGCAGTCCGGTCATATAATATTCAGAAATTTTTTGAATACTGGCGATGGGCTTTTAACTGCATTACAGATAACTTCTATAATTCATAAAACTGTGAAACCGCTATCGGAATTAGCAAAAATTATAAAAAAATATCCGCAGGTTTTGTTGAATGTAAAAGTTGAAAAAAAACTTCCAATTACCGAGAATAAAAAACTATCTGATACAATAAAAAATGTTGAGCAGAAATTAAAAGATAATGGCAGAGTGCTTATCAGATATTCCGGCACTGAACCGTTATTGCGAATAATGGTAGAAGGTCCCGACAACAAAATAATAAATCAGTACGCTCAGGAAATTGCTTCAGCAGTTAATTTATAG
- the cdaA gene encoding diadenylate cyclase CdaA — protein MFKEIFINVIDVLILWYIFYRLILLIKGTRAVQVLLGIAILGVITAGAIFLKLETTAWLLKNFWAAGLVIIVVIFQSDIRSALAQLGSGKFSHLFMKEEITAIKEIVSAVKECSQKKIGMLVVIEQETGLKNFIEKGVKINGEISQELLVSIFNPRTPLHDGAVIISGPKIIAASCILPLTENPLVSKFLGMRHRAAIGVSEVSDAFVIVVSEETGTISISNNGKLERDVKMEILEHLLIDIWKKPEKHFLKRRAI, from the coding sequence ATGTTTAAAGAAATTTTTATAAATGTTATTGATGTTTTGATACTGTGGTATATTTTTTATCGGCTGATACTTTTAATAAAAGGCACCCGTGCAGTTCAGGTTCTTTTAGGTATCGCGATACTCGGTGTAATAACCGCTGGAGCGATTTTTCTGAAACTGGAAACAACCGCATGGCTGTTAAAAAACTTCTGGGCTGCCGGGCTTGTTATTATCGTTGTTATATTTCAGTCAGATATTCGTTCGGCATTAGCGCAGTTAGGTAGTGGAAAGTTCAGCCATCTGTTTATGAAAGAAGAAATTACGGCAATCAAAGAAATAGTTTCGGCAGTTAAAGAATGTTCACAAAAAAAAATCGGAATGCTTGTTGTGATTGAACAGGAAACTGGCTTAAAAAATTTTATAGAAAAAGGTGTAAAAATTAATGGTGAAATCTCTCAGGAGTTACTGGTATCAATTTTTAATCCACGCACACCATTACACGATGGCGCTGTGATAATATCAGGTCCTAAAATTATTGCGGCAAGTTGTATTTTACCGCTGACTGAGAATCCATTGGTCTCAAAATTTTTAGGGATGCGGCATCGCGCAGCAATCGGTGTAAGCGAAGTATCAGATGCGTTTGTAATAGTCGTTTCAGAAGAAACAGGTACAATATCAATTTCAAATAATGGCAAATTAGAACGAGATGTCAAAATGGAAATACTTGAGCATCTTCTGATTGATATATGGAAAAAACCGGAAAAACATTTTCTGAAAAGGCGGGCAATTTAA
- the folP gene encoding dihydropteroate synthase: protein MVKIVGILNVTPDSFSDGGKFFKTNDAVKQAEKLIEEGADIIDIGGESTRPGSKPVPIEEEIKRVVPVIKEIKKKIPGIPVSVDTYKPEVALKAIDEGCEIVNDIYGMRWQDGEMASIVAKNNVKVVIMHMQGTPQTMQTNPQYKNVISDIKQFFSLQIKFAESKGIKKEKIIIDPGIGFGKTLQHNLQILKKLNQFKELNQPIMVGPSRKSFIGTLLNVDVSQRLEGTIASVLISVINGADYLRVHDVLSVKRAITVLEAICDYV from the coding sequence ATGGTTAAAATTGTTGGGATATTGAATGTAACACCGGATTCGTTTTCAGATGGTGGAAAGTTCTTTAAAACTAATGATGCTGTAAAACAAGCGGAGAAACTTATAGAAGAAGGTGCAGATATAATTGATATCGGTGGAGAGTCAACAAGACCCGGAAGTAAACCCGTTCCGATAGAAGAAGAAATAAAAAGAGTTGTCCCTGTAATTAAAGAAATCAAAAAAAAAATTCCTGGAATTCCTGTCTCGGTTGATACTTATAAACCGGAAGTTGCATTAAAAGCAATAGATGAAGGTTGTGAAATTGTTAATGATATTTATGGGATGAGATGGCAAGATGGAGAAATGGCGAGTATCGTGGCAAAAAACAATGTGAAAGTTGTAATTATGCATATGCAAGGCACTCCGCAAACGATGCAAACAAATCCACAGTATAAAAACGTGATTTCTGATATAAAACAATTTTTTAGCCTGCAGATAAAATTTGCTGAATCAAAAGGAATCAAAAAAGAAAAAATAATTATAGACCCAGGCATCGGTTTTGGAAAAACACTACAGCATAACCTTCAAATACTCAAAAAACTTAATCAATTCAAAGAACTCAATCAACCAATTATGGTAGGTCCATCAAGAAAATCATTTATCGGAACATTGCTGAATGTAGATGTTTCTCAACGGCTTGAAGGCACAATTGCCTCAGTGTTAATTTCGGTAATAAATGGCGCCGATTATTTAAGAGTTCACGATGTGCTTTCTGTTAAAAGGGCAATAACTGTATTGGAGGCAATCTGTGATTATGTTTAA